Within Longimicrobiaceae bacterium, the genomic segment GAAGAATCATTCTCCAAAACTGATCGGGCTCCGGGCGACCGAATTATAACGTCCGGTGTAGCAACGACATAACTCGCCCCCGGCGTCGCCGGGGTACGGTCCACGGGAGAAGAGGAAGCATGTCCGAGCCGCTGCTGAAGATCGTCAACCTGCACGCGGAGATCGCGGAGGAGGGGACGGAGATCCTGAAGGGCGTCGACCTGGAGCTGAACGCCGGGGAGATCCACGCCATCATGGGGCCCAACGGCTCCGGGAAGAGCACCCTCTCCAAGGTGATCTCCGGCCACCCGGCCTACGAGGTCACCGACGGCGACATCCTGTTCCGCGGCGAGAGCGTCCTGGACATGGAGCCGGACGAGCGCGCCCGCGCCGGCGTCTTCCTGGCCTTCCAGTACCCGGTGGAGATCCCGGGCGTCTCGGTCGCCAACTTCATGCGCACGGCGCTGAACGCCAAGCGCGGCGAAGAGGTGGACATCTTCGACTTCCAGGACGAGCTGGAAGGGAAGATGGAGATGCTGGAGATGGACCCGGCCTTCGCGCTGCGCTCCGTGAACGAGGGGTTCTCGGGCGGCGAGAAGAAGCGCAACGAGATCCTGCAGCTCGCCATGCTGGAGCCGGAGCTGGCCGTCATGGACGAGACCGACTCCGGGCTGGACATCGACGCGCTCAAGGTCGTCACCGCCGGGATCAACCGGATCAAGGAGCAGAACCCGGGGATGACGGTGCTCCTGATCACGCACTACCAGCGGATGCTCAACTACATCACCCCCGACCGGGTGCACGTGATGGTGGACGGGCGCATCATCCGCTCCGGCGGAGCCGAGCTGGCGCTGGAGCTGGAGGAGCGTGGCTACGACTGGGTCCGCGGCGCCACCGCGGTAGTCTGAACACATGAGGTGAGCTCTGCAGTGCGGAGTGGGGCGCACTTCGCACCCCGCACTTCGCACTGGTTCACGGGAGGAAGGACATGCCGCAGAACGAAGCCGTCGCCCAGATCGGGCTCGACGAATACAAGTTCGGGTTCAGCGACCCGGAAAAGTACCTCTACAAGTCCCGCAAGGGGCTCGACGAGGAGATCGTCCGCGAGATCTCCCGCCAGAAGGGGGAGCCCGAGTGGATGCTGAAGACGCGCCTCAAGGCGCTCAAGCACGCCCAGTCGCGGCCCTGGCCCACCTGGGGCGGCGACCTTTCGGGGCTGGACTTCGACAAGATCTACTTCTACATCCGCCCCTCCGAGAAGGTGGGCCGGACGTGGGACGAGGTCCCGGAGGACATCAAGAACACCTTCGAGCGGCTGGGTATCCCGGAGCAGGAGCGGAAGTTCCTGGCCGGCGCCGGCGCCCAGTACGAGTCCGAGGTGGTGTACCACTCGCTCCGCGAGGAGTGGGAGAAGGCCGGCGTCATCTTCAAGGGGATGGACGACGGGCTCCGTGAGCACGAGGACATCGTCCGCGAGCACTTCGGCACGGTGGTCCCGTACCGGGACAACCTGTTCGCCGCGGTGAACACGGCGACGTGGTCCGGCGGGTCGTTCGTCTACATCCCCAAGGGGGTGAAGCTCGACATGCCGCTCCAGGCGTACTTCCGCATCAACGCGGAGAGCATGGGGCAGTTCGAGCGCACGCTGATCATCGTGGAGGAGGGGGCCGAGGTCCAGTACATCGAGGGGTGCACCGCCCCCACGTACTCCCAGGACTCGTTCCACTCGGGCGTCATCGAGATCATCGTCAAGGACAACGCCCGCTGCCGGTACACGACGATCCAGAACTGGTCGCACAACGTGTACAACCTGGTGACGCAGCGCGCCCGGGTGGGCGCCCACGCCACCATGGAGTGGGTGGACGGGAACCTGGGCTCCAAGCTCACCATGAAGTACCCGTCCTGCTACCTGATGGGCGAGGGCGCGCGCGGCGAGATCCTCAGCATCGCCTACGCCGGCCCCGGCCAGCACCAGGACGCGGGCGGCAAGGTGGTCCACATGGCGCCGAACACCTCGTCGCGGATCGTCTCCAAGTCGATCTCCCGGGGGTCGGGGCGCAGCTCGTACCGGGGGCTGCTCAAGGTGGACAAGGGCGCGCACCACGTGCGGAGCAACGTGGAGTGCGACGCGCTCCTGCTGGACGAGGAGGCGCGCACCGACACCTACCCGTACATCGAGATCGAGGAGGAGCACGCCTCCATCGGCCACGAGGCCACCGTCTCCAAGATCGGCGACGAGCAGCTCTTCTACCTCATGAGCCGCGGCCTTTCGGAGGACGAGGCGGCCACCATGGTGGTGCGCGGCTTCATCGAGCCCATCGCCAAGGAGCTCCCGCTGGAGTACGCGGTGGAGCTCAATCGCCTGATCGAGCTCGAGATGGAAGGCTCCGTCGGATAGGGGACAACGGAGAGGGAGCAGGAACCGGCCCGCAGGCGCTTCGCCGTCCGCAGGCCGCTCCTGCTCCCTGTTCGCTCTTTCGCTGGCACCAACGACAGACCAGAGACCATTCCGTGGCAGATACAGGGATCGCAACCGAGCCGACCGGCGTCTTCACCCGTGACGAGGTGAAGATCCTCTCGGCCCGGAAGACGGAGCCGGAGTGGCTCCAGGAGGCGCGTCTCGCGGGGCACGACGCCTTCGCCGACGCGCCGATGCCGAGCACCCGCAGCGAGGACTGGCGGTACACGGACATCGGCTCCGTGCTGAAGCTGGAGGGGCTCGCCCTGGCGGACGAGGTCCGCCCGGCGGCCTCGGCGGAGGAGCTCCCGGAGGGGCTGCGCGCCGCCATGGCGGAGGCGGGCGCCGTCGCCGGGCGCCTGGTGCAGGCGGACGCTTCCGTGACGCTGCGCGAGCTGCCGGAGGAGCTGCGCGCGCAGGGGGTGGTGTTCACCTCGCTGGAGGCCGCGGTCCGCGAGCACCCGGAGCTGGTGCGCCGCTACCTGGGCACCGCGGTGACGGTGGAGGACGGCAAGTTCGCGGCGCTGAACGCCGCGTTCTGGACCGGCGGGCTCTTCCTGTACGTGCCCCGGGACGTGCGGGTGGAGGCGCCCTTCCGCTCCTACCGCTGGATCTCGGAGGCGGGGAGCTCCGTGTTCCCGCGCGTGCTGGTGGTGGCCGAGCAGGGCGCGGAGCTGTCGCTGGTGGACGAGGCGCTCTCGCCGGACTTCGACCGGCAGACCTTCGCGCTCTCCACGGTGGAGGTGTTCGCGGAGGAGGGGGCGAAGGTCAACTACGTGGCGGTGCAGCGGTGGGGCGCGGGGGTGGTGAACCTGTCCACGGAGCGGGTGGTGGCGGGGCGCGATGCGCGGGCCACCACGCTGGCGCTCGCGCTGGGCGGCGACCTGTCGCGCAGCGACGTCCGCTGCCGGCTCACCCGGCCCGGGTCGCACGTGGACCTGCTGGGCCTCTACATCGCCGACCGCTCGCAGCACTTTGACCACCAGACGCTGCAGGACCACGTGGCCCCGCACGCCTCCAGCAACCTGCTCTACAAGGGCGCGCTGATGGAGCGGGGGCGCTCGGTGTTCCGCGGCCTGATCCGGGTGCACCCCAAGGCGCAGCGCACCGACGCCTACCAGACCAACCGCAACCTGATCCTCAGCGGCGAGGCCCGGGCGGACTCGCTCCCCAACCTGGAGATCCAGGCGGACGACGTACGCTGCTCGCACGCCGCCACCGTCGGGCAGCTGGACGAGGAGGAGATCTTCTACCTCCTGAGCCGCGGGATCCCCAAGGCCCAGGCGGTGCGGCTGGTGGTGTTCGGCTTCTTCGGCGAGGTGCTGGTGCAGCTCCCCCTGGACGAGGTCCGCGAGGAGCTGGTCCGCGCCGTGGAGCGGAAGATCGGCGCCCGGGGGATCTGACGGTGGCGTTCGTCAGGGTGGCCGCGCTGAAGGAGGTGCCGGAGGGGGAGGTGGTGGGCGTCGAGGCGGAGGGCGTCCGGGTCTGCCTCGCCAACGTGGAGGGGACGGTGTACGCCTTCGCGGACCGGTGCTCGCACCGCGAGTTCCCGCTCTCCAACGGGGAGCTGGACACGGACGACTGCACCATCGCCTGCGAGTGGCACGGGGCGCAGTTCGACATCCGCACCGGCGAGGCGAAGTCCCTCCCCGCCACGCGCCCCATCCCGGTGTACCCGTGCAGGGTCGAGGACGACGCGGTCTACGTCGACGTGTCGGCGTAGACGAGGGGCTCCGGCCCGAGTGAACCTCCAGGCGCGGAGCCGCCGGACCCGTACGCGAGGCGGGCCGGGCTCCGCGCCTTTTTTCAACGTGACCAGATGAGCGCACCTACAGTCGCCGACCGGGAGGACGCCGCCGTCGCCCCCTCCACCTCCTTCGACGTGGAGCGGGTCCGGGCGGAGTTCCCCATCCTGGACCAGGAGGTGAACGGCCACCCCCTGGTGTACCTGGACAACGCCGCCTCCACGCAGAAGCCGCGCGCGGTGCTGGAGGCGATGGACCGCTTCTACCGGCGCGACAACGCCAACGTGCACCGGGGGCTGCACGAGCTCTCCAACCGGGCCACGGAGGCCTACGAGGACGCGCGGCTGCGCGTGGCGGGCTTCTTCGGGATCGCCGACACCGCGGAGCTGATCTGGACGCGCGGGGCCACGGAGGCGCTGAACCTGGTGGCCTGGGCCTGGGGGTCAGCCCACCTGCGCGCGGGCGACGAGATCCTCCTCACCGTGCTGGAGCACCACTCCAACCTGGTCCCCTGGCAGCTCCTGGCGCAGCGGACCGGGGCGCGGCTCCGCTTCCTGGACGTCGACGACCAGGGGCGGCTGGACCTCACCGCGCTGGGCGACCTGCTGACGGAGCGGACGAAGCTGGTCTCCCTCGGCCACGTCTCCAACGCGCTGGGGACGGTGAACCCCGTGCGGCAGATCGCGGAGCGCGCGCACGCCGTGGGCGCCCTGGTGGTGGTGGACGGCGCGCAGTCCGCCCCGCACCTCCCGGTGGACGTCCCCTCGCTGGGGGCGGACTTCTACGCCTTCTCCGGCCAC encodes:
- the sufC gene encoding Fe-S cluster assembly ATPase SufC; protein product: MSEPLLKIVNLHAEIAEEGTEILKGVDLELNAGEIHAIMGPNGSGKSTLSKVISGHPAYEVTDGDILFRGESVLDMEPDERARAGVFLAFQYPVEIPGVSVANFMRTALNAKRGEEVDIFDFQDELEGKMEMLEMDPAFALRSVNEGFSGGEKKRNEILQLAMLEPELAVMDETDSGLDIDALKVVTAGINRIKEQNPGMTVLLITHYQRMLNYITPDRVHVMVDGRIIRSGGAELALELEERGYDWVRGATAVV
- the sufB gene encoding Fe-S cluster assembly protein SufB translates to MPQNEAVAQIGLDEYKFGFSDPEKYLYKSRKGLDEEIVREISRQKGEPEWMLKTRLKALKHAQSRPWPTWGGDLSGLDFDKIYFYIRPSEKVGRTWDEVPEDIKNTFERLGIPEQERKFLAGAGAQYESEVVYHSLREEWEKAGVIFKGMDDGLREHEDIVREHFGTVVPYRDNLFAAVNTATWSGGSFVYIPKGVKLDMPLQAYFRINAESMGQFERTLIIVEEGAEVQYIEGCTAPTYSQDSFHSGVIEIIVKDNARCRYTTIQNWSHNVYNLVTQRARVGAHATMEWVDGNLGSKLTMKYPSCYLMGEGARGEILSIAYAGPGQHQDAGGKVVHMAPNTSSRIVSKSISRGSGRSSYRGLLKVDKGAHHVRSNVECDALLLDEEARTDTYPYIEIEEEHASIGHEATVSKIGDEQLFYLMSRGLSEDEAATMVVRGFIEPIAKELPLEYAVELNRLIELEMEGSVG
- the sufD gene encoding Fe-S cluster assembly protein SufD — translated: MADTGIATEPTGVFTRDEVKILSARKTEPEWLQEARLAGHDAFADAPMPSTRSEDWRYTDIGSVLKLEGLALADEVRPAASAEELPEGLRAAMAEAGAVAGRLVQADASVTLRELPEELRAQGVVFTSLEAAVREHPELVRRYLGTAVTVEDGKFAALNAAFWTGGLFLYVPRDVRVEAPFRSYRWISEAGSSVFPRVLVVAEQGAELSLVDEALSPDFDRQTFALSTVEVFAEEGAKVNYVAVQRWGAGVVNLSTERVVAGRDARATTLALALGGDLSRSDVRCRLTRPGSHVDLLGLYIADRSQHFDHQTLQDHVAPHASSNLLYKGALMERGRSVFRGLIRVHPKAQRTDAYQTNRNLILSGEARADSLPNLEIQADDVRCSHAATVGQLDEEEIFYLLSRGIPKAQAVRLVVFGFFGEVLVQLPLDEVREELVRAVERKIGARGI
- a CDS encoding non-heme iron oxygenase ferredoxin subunit, which gives rise to MAFVRVAALKEVPEGEVVGVEAEGVRVCLANVEGTVYAFADRCSHREFPLSNGELDTDDCTIACEWHGAQFDIRTGEAKSLPATRPIPVYPCRVEDDAVYVDVSA
- a CDS encoding cysteine desulfurase — encoded protein: MSAPTVADREDAAVAPSTSFDVERVRAEFPILDQEVNGHPLVYLDNAASTQKPRAVLEAMDRFYRRDNANVHRGLHELSNRATEAYEDARLRVAGFFGIADTAELIWTRGATEALNLVAWAWGSAHLRAGDEILLTVLEHHSNLVPWQLLAQRTGARLRFLDVDDQGRLDLTALGDLLTERTKLVSLGHVSNALGTVNPVRQIAERAHAVGALVVVDGAQSAPHLPVDVPSLGADFYAFSGHKMCGPTGIGGLWGRREVLEAMPPFHGGGDMIDVVELERCTFAPLPSKFEAGTPNVAGAVGMAAAVDFLAGIGREAILAHERALLAYALERMAEVPDLVLYGPQDPAERSGLVSFTLADVHPHDLATILDAQGIAIRAGHHCAQPLMRRLGLSSTARASFYLYNTRADVDRLVEGLQHARSLFGY